One genomic region from Buchnera aphidicola (Melanaphis sacchari) encodes:
- the tusA gene encoding sulfurtransferase TusA, with the protein MKKNNILDLTGLRCPEPIMIIRKTFRNMKKNEKILILTDDPATKRDIPNFCYFMKHELIESSIYIKPYRYLLKKKSFLKKI; encoded by the coding sequence ATGAAAAAAAATAATATACTTGATTTAACCGGACTGAGATGTCCCGAACCTATTATGATCATTAGAAAAACATTTAGAAATATGAAGAAAAATGAAAAAATATTAATACTTACAGACGATCCAGCAACTAAAAGAGATATTCCAAATTTTTGTTATTTCATGAAACATGAATTGATAGAATCTTCTATTTATATAAAACCATATCGTTATTTGTTAAAAAAAAAATCTTTTCTTAAAAAAATTTAA
- the nadD gene encoding nicotinate-nucleotide adenylyltransferase, whose product MKKIYAIFGGNFDPIHYGHIYSAENLAQEILITKIILLPNKNPPHRCESKTPIIDRLQMIKLATINKKLFEISHLETKGEKIFHTVETLKKIRIKIGFLQPLCFIIGEDNLRNFDQWKNWKEILLYTHLLVCPRINKIKISPDLKKWIFLHSINDPNFLYKKPSGYIFFSKIPIFNISSTKIRNNYYKGKNAYDLVPKDVEKYILLKKLYKKY is encoded by the coding sequence ATGAAAAAAATATACGCAATATTTGGAGGTAATTTTGATCCAATTCATTATGGGCATATTTATTCCGCTGAAAATTTAGCTCAAGAAATTTTAATAACGAAAATAATACTATTACCAAATAAAAACCCACCTCATCGTTGTGAATCAAAAACACCTATCATAGATAGATTACAAATGATTAAACTTGCAACTATTAATAAAAAATTATTTGAAATAAGTCATTTAGAAACAAAGGGAGAAAAAATTTTTCATACTGTAGAAACATTAAAAAAAATAAGAATAAAAATTGGTTTTTTACAGCCTTTATGTTTTATAATAGGAGAAGATAATCTACGAAATTTTGATCAATGGAAAAATTGGAAAGAAATATTATTATATACACATTTACTGGTATGTCCTAGAATAAATAAAATTAAAATTAGTCCTGATTTAAAAAAATGGATTTTTTTACATTCTATTAATGATCCTAATTTTTTATACAAAAAGCCCTCAGGATATATTTTTTTTTCAAAAATTCCTATTTTTAATATTTCTTCAACTAAAATAAGAAACAATTATTACAAAGGAAAAAATGCATACGATTTAGTTCCTAAAGATGTAGAAAAATATATTTTATTAAAAAAATTATACAAAAAATATTAA
- the holA gene encoding DNA polymerase III subunit delta, with translation MNIIYPENLKNNLMNQLHHCYVLLGEDVFLLNQSQDIILKYAYKKNFLEKIIIKIKKNTDWNQVNQFYKTKHLFFNKKILIINFSIKKLTIFLIQEINKIYFSKKLEILIILKFNELSNTLKKNKKLKIFESKKNIIYCFTPRNLNFENWIKYEIKEKKLKVTENSFHLLKKNYEGNTLFLHQTLNIISSIWKNEIITSKKIKKIINQFSIFSPSIWIDAIFRNDQKRALYILDSLYKKKYNPIILIRSLQKDLIKLINIKRETKISINESLKKNNIWTNRSSIFINALKFINFNNLLKVIRILLKIEIDIKKEYNYSVWMELKTITLLLFL, from the coding sequence ATGAATATTATATACCCAGAAAATCTTAAAAATAATTTAATGAACCAATTACATCATTGTTATGTACTTTTAGGAGAAGATGTTTTTTTATTAAATCAAAGTCAAGATATTATTTTAAAATATGCATATAAAAAAAATTTTTTAGAAAAAATTATAATTAAGATTAAAAAAAATACAGATTGGAATCAAGTTAATCAATTTTATAAAACAAAACATTTATTTTTTAATAAAAAAATATTAATAATTAACTTTTCAATAAAAAAATTAACTATATTTTTAATTCAAGAAATAAATAAAATATATTTTTCTAAAAAATTAGAAATTTTAATAATATTAAAATTTAATGAATTATCTAATACTCTCAAAAAAAATAAAAAATTAAAAATATTTGAATCAAAAAAAAATATTATATATTGTTTTACACCACGAAACTTAAATTTTGAAAATTGGATTAAATATGAAATAAAGGAAAAAAAGTTAAAAGTAACAGAAAATTCTTTTCATTTACTAAAAAAAAATTATGAAGGAAATACTTTATTTTTACATCAAACACTAAATATAATATCGTCAATATGGAAAAACGAAATAATAACAAGCAAAAAAATAAAAAAAATAATTAATCAATTTTCTATTTTTTCTCCTTCAATCTGGATTGATGCTATTTTTAGAAACGATCAAAAAAGAGCTCTTTATATATTAGATTCTTTATACAAAAAAAAATATAATCCTATAATTCTAATAAGATCTTTGCAAAAAGATTTGATAAAATTAATTAACATTAAGCGTGAAACAAAAATAAGCATAAATGAATCGCTAAAAAAAAATAATATTTGGACAAATCGCTCGAGTATTTTTATTAATGCCTTAAAATTCATCAATTTTAATAATCTTTTAAAAGTTATTCGTATTTTGTTAAAAATAGAAATTGATATTAAAAAAGAATATAATTACTCTGTATGGATGGAATTAAAAACAATTACTTTATTACTTTTTCTATAA